One part of the Cyclobacteriaceae bacterium genome encodes these proteins:
- a CDS encoding DUF4249 domain-containing protein, producing MMKMQNRNFIYVAIIAALLSACETVIDPSLKPATPILVVDAWITNRPEPQVIKLTKTQSYFDNALPPGVLGASVTIEDSNGEVYTFLESDTEPGAYVWTPGTGEVFGETGLTYTLKILAEGESYTSATRMGRVPPIDSITFQLQEGNQFVTDLYLAEFWATDPVEPGDTYWIKTYKNSKLLNKPSEISLAYDAGFSRGSNFSGIVFIAPIRTSINPFDQDDKNNFLSPYVVGDSLFVELHSLTDASFDFLTQVVVQTNRPGGFSELFSTPLANVSTNIKNVNPNGKKAVGFFNVAAVSGLGRKFASLDDVTKKN from the coding sequence ATGATGAAGATGCAAAACAGGAATTTTATTTATGTAGCAATTATTGCGGCTTTATTAAGCGCTTGCGAAACCGTTATTGATCCTTCACTCAAGCCGGCCACACCCATACTGGTAGTGGATGCCTGGATTACAAACAGGCCTGAGCCGCAGGTGATCAAACTGACAAAAACTCAATCGTACTTTGATAATGCGCTTCCTCCGGGAGTGTTGGGTGCATCGGTTACGATTGAGGATAGCAATGGAGAGGTGTATACTTTTTTAGAGAGTGATACTGAGCCTGGTGCTTACGTCTGGACACCCGGTACAGGTGAAGTTTTTGGAGAGACCGGGCTCACCTACACCTTAAAAATTTTAGCCGAAGGTGAATCTTACACTTCGGCAACCCGAATGGGGCGCGTTCCGCCCATCGATAGCATAACCTTTCAATTGCAGGAAGGCAATCAATTTGTTACTGATTTGTACCTGGCCGAGTTTTGGGCTACCGACCCTGTAGAACCGGGCGATACCTATTGGATTAAAACGTATAAGAACTCAAAACTGTTGAATAAGCCCTCAGAAATCAGCCTCGCATACGATGCGGGTTTCTCACGGGGCAGTAATTTCTCAGGTATCGTATTTATTGCACCCATACGTACCTCCATTAATCCTTTTGATCAGGACGATAAGAATAATTTTCTCTCACCGTATGTTGTGGGCGATTCGTTGTTTGTCGAGCTCCATTCACTCACGGATGCGTCATTCGATTTTTTAACTCAGGTTGTTGTGCAAACGAATCGTCCCGGAGGTTTTTCTGAATTATTTTCAACACCGTTGGCGAATGTTTCTACTAACATCAAAAATGTAAATCCAAATGGGAAGAAGGCTGTTGGATTTTTTAATGTTGCGGCCGTCTCGGGGTTAGGAAGAAAATTTGCCAGCCTTGATGATGTAACAAAGAAAAATTAG
- a CDS encoding TonB-dependent receptor — translation MFILLAWASFAQDKATLSGYLKDAADGEVLIGATIYVPSLKTGATTNVYGFYSITLARGTYEVEFSYIGYGKETRTILLDQNVRLDMELTSQSRQLQEVVITGSTEKSMVQSVEMSVNKIDIKTISKIPAFLGEVDVIKSLQQLPGVTTVGEGASGFNVRGGSVGQNLILLDEASVYNSSHLLGFFSVFNPDAVKDVKLYKGAIPAQFGGRISSLLDVRMKEGNNKDFEVNGGIGTIFSRLAVEGPVLKNKGSFIVAGRRSYIDILARPFVDVLQDGARLNFYDLTGKGNYNINERNRLYLSGYTGRDIFFFDKNQGFSWGNNTATLRWNSIINDRLFANFSGIYSKYDYSLQFGEDDRDYFKWKSSITNYTFKPAFSYFINSENEVSFGAEGNYYSFNPATASGASSGDVVDISLARKYNLEAAVYLSNNQRINETFSVEYGLRYSYFWGFGPGNQVTYNDTTAGVRRVPVNIESFKRGEVMSEYGNLEPRLSVKAQLSPSSSIKASYIRMAQYLHLISNTTASNPLDVWTPSSRNIKPELGDQYTLGYFRDFGNDKDYEFSVEAYYRSTKNQIDYIDGADLLINEFLEGDLLNGIGRAYGLEFYLQKKTGKFNGWIAYTLGRTELKMEGINRGLWYPTRFDQTHNLKLTGFYDVSQRVSLSANFTLLSGTPTTFPTSRYIMQGILIPYNESDSRNNVRIPAFHRLDISARLEGKTVRKNGKVRKNTDYWVFGLYNVYGRKNPFSIYFSQADERVPAGQPIDSQATQLSIIGTIVPAISYNFHF, via the coding sequence ATGTTCATCCTTTTGGCATGGGCTTCTTTTGCCCAGGATAAAGCCACATTAAGCGGATACCTTAAGGATGCTGCTGATGGTGAGGTACTTATTGGGGCTACCATCTATGTTCCCTCCTTGAAAACCGGTGCAACAACAAATGTGTACGGGTTTTATTCCATTACCCTGGCCAGGGGTACATATGAAGTTGAATTTTCCTACATCGGGTATGGTAAAGAAACCCGTACCATTTTGCTGGACCAGAATGTACGGTTGGATATGGAGCTAACCTCACAAAGCAGGCAGTTGCAGGAAGTGGTTATAACAGGCTCAACCGAAAAGTCGATGGTGCAATCAGTGGAGATGAGCGTGAACAAGATTGACATTAAAACCATCAGTAAGATTCCCGCTTTTTTGGGCGAAGTTGACGTAATCAAAAGCTTACAGCAATTGCCGGGAGTAACAACAGTAGGTGAAGGTGCTTCTGGCTTTAACGTGCGTGGTGGCAGTGTGGGGCAAAACCTGATACTGCTGGACGAAGCTTCGGTTTATAACTCATCGCACCTGCTGGGCTTCTTCTCTGTGTTTAATCCGGATGCTGTTAAAGACGTTAAACTTTACAAAGGCGCTATACCGGCACAATTCGGTGGACGGATTTCATCTTTGCTGGATGTGCGCATGAAGGAAGGCAACAATAAAGATTTTGAAGTAAATGGAGGAATCGGGACAATATTCAGCAGGTTAGCGGTTGAAGGTCCTGTTTTGAAAAACAAAGGATCGTTTATTGTGGCCGGCAGAAGATCGTACATTGATATTCTGGCCCGGCCTTTTGTTGATGTTTTACAGGATGGAGCACGCCTTAATTTTTATGACCTTACCGGAAAAGGAAACTATAATATCAACGAGCGCAACAGGCTTTACTTATCCGGGTATACGGGGCGTGACATATTTTTCTTCGATAAGAACCAGGGATTCTCGTGGGGAAACAACACGGCAACGTTGCGTTGGAACTCGATTATAAACGACAGGCTCTTTGCTAATTTTTCAGGCATATACAGTAAGTATGATTACTCCCTTCAGTTTGGCGAAGATGACCGCGACTATTTTAAATGGAAATCATCCATAACCAATTACACCTTTAAGCCGGCTTTCAGTTATTTTATCAACAGCGAAAATGAAGTGTCGTTCGGGGCAGAAGGTAACTACTATAGTTTTAATCCGGCCACGGCATCGGGGGCTTCTAGTGGTGATGTGGTGGACATTAGCCTGGCCAGAAAGTATAACCTGGAAGCGGCTGTTTACCTGAGCAATAACCAACGCATCAATGAAACCTTTTCGGTTGAATATGGACTGCGTTATTCTTACTTCTGGGGTTTTGGCCCGGGAAACCAGGTAACCTATAACGACACCACAGCGGGTGTTCGAAGAGTTCCTGTTAACATAGAATCGTTCAAAAGGGGTGAGGTAATGAGCGAATATGGAAACCTGGAGCCACGGCTTTCGGTAAAAGCGCAACTTTCTCCATCAAGCTCAATAAAAGCCAGCTACATACGCATGGCGCAGTACCTGCACCTGATCTCAAACACCACAGCATCAAATCCGTTGGATGTATGGACACCGAGTTCCCGAAACATTAAGCCCGAACTTGGCGATCAGTATACGTTGGGTTACTTCAGGGATTTTGGTAACGACAAGGACTATGAGTTTTCGGTTGAGGCTTACTACCGCAGCACCAAAAATCAAATTGATTACATCGATGGCGCTGACCTGTTGATCAATGAATTTCTGGAAGGTGATTTGTTAAACGGTATTGGAAGGGCTTACGGCCTTGAGTTTTACCTGCAAAAGAAAACAGGAAAATTTAACGGATGGATAGCCTATACCCTGGGTCGCACAGAACTTAAAATGGAAGGCATTAACCGTGGCCTTTGGTACCCCACACGTTTTGACCAAACCCACAACCTTAAGCTCACCGGTTTCTACGATGTTTCGCAACGGGTATCGCTTTCGGCAAATTTCACCTTGTTGTCGGGTACGCCAACAACTTTTCCAACGTCTCGCTACATCATGCAGGGTATTTTAATACCGTACAATGAAAGCGACTCGCGCAATAATGTACGGATACCGGCCTTTCACCGTTTGGATATTTCTGCAAGGCTTGAGGGGAAAACGGTCAGGAAGAATGGAAAGGTTAGAAAAAATACCGATTACTGGGTGTTTGGATTGTATAATGTGTACGGAAGAAAAAATCCGTTCTCTATTTACTTTTCTCAAGCCGATGAACGCGTACCTGCCGGTCAACCTATTGACAGCCAGGCTACGCAGCTATCCATCATAGGCACTATAGTGCCTGCCATTTCATACAATTTTCATTTTTAA
- a CDS encoding amidohydrolase encodes MLRHLTILLLLSASFSLAQSQKISPNKKSVLQSVENHSAKLIETSDKIWAHAEIAFQENESYKVLADLAEANGFKVERGVAEIPTAFVATFGSGNPVIGILGEFDALPGLSQKAVPHKDPLTEGKPGHGCGHNLFGAASLGAAIAIKELIEQGKLKGTIKFYGTPAEEKFFGKLWMIRAGLFKDVDVVMDWHPGAETKAAVQTGLALVDFIVEFHGQAAHASADPWNGRSAADALELYTTGINYYREHIKPTVRIHYHIQDGGQVVNVVPDYARLWVRVRDVKREGMNEVYERVKKMAEGAAIMANVEYKVSLVSGIYEVLVNRTGAGYIQKNLEYLGPITYTAEETTFAKKIQEATGKPQVGLHSKVEPLEETLENAGGGSTDVGDVSWVVPVIRLSAATAPVGTPWHSWAVVACGGMSIGHKGMLHASKTLALTMVDLFEDPKKVEAVKAEFKQRKGNHVYSGLVPDGPPPIGKE; translated from the coding sequence ATGCTTCGACACCTTACCATTCTCCTTTTACTAAGCGCATCCTTTTCGCTCGCACAGTCACAAAAAATTTCACCCAACAAGAAATCCGTTTTGCAATCGGTTGAAAACCATTCGGCTAAACTGATTGAAACCAGTGATAAGATATGGGCACATGCCGAAATTGCTTTCCAGGAAAATGAATCATACAAAGTATTGGCCGACCTGGCAGAAGCCAATGGTTTTAAAGTGGAGCGTGGTGTGGCCGAAATTCCCACAGCATTTGTAGCCACCTTTGGAAGCGGCAACCCGGTAATAGGCATATTAGGAGAGTTCGATGCCCTGCCTGGTTTATCGCAAAAGGCTGTTCCACATAAAGACCCACTCACCGAAGGAAAACCCGGCCACGGCTGCGGGCATAATCTATTTGGTGCGGCCAGCCTCGGTGCAGCTATTGCCATCAAAGAATTGATAGAGCAAGGAAAACTGAAAGGTACCATCAAATTTTACGGCACCCCTGCTGAAGAAAAGTTTTTCGGTAAACTGTGGATGATACGCGCAGGACTCTTTAAGGATGTAGATGTAGTTATGGACTGGCACCCAGGGGCAGAAACAAAAGCAGCCGTACAAACCGGACTTGCACTTGTAGATTTCATTGTAGAGTTTCATGGTCAAGCCGCGCACGCTTCCGCTGATCCCTGGAATGGAAGAAGTGCAGCAGATGCGCTGGAATTATATACCACCGGTATCAACTATTACCGCGAACATATTAAACCCACAGTACGCATCCATTACCACATACAGGATGGTGGCCAGGTAGTTAATGTAGTACCCGACTACGCACGCTTGTGGGTACGTGTACGCGATGTGAAACGTGAAGGCATGAACGAAGTGTACGAACGCGTAAAGAAAATGGCCGAAGGTGCCGCCATTATGGCCAATGTGGAGTACAAAGTCTCCCTGGTTTCAGGCATTTATGAAGTATTGGTAAACCGTACCGGGGCTGGGTACATTCAAAAAAACCTGGAATACCTGGGGCCAATTACCTATACGGCCGAAGAAACAACTTTTGCAAAAAAGATACAGGAAGCTACCGGTAAACCACAGGTTGGCTTACACAGCAAAGTTGAACCACTGGAAGAAACCCTGGAGAATGCGGGGGGCGGCTCAACTGATGTAGGCGATGTAAGCTGGGTGGTACCCGTGATCCGCCTGAGTGCCGCTACTGCACCCGTTGGCACACCGTGGCACTCATGGGCCGTGGTGGCGTGCGGGGGTATGTCTATCGGGCATAAAGGTATGCTGCATGCTTCCAAAACCCTGGCGCTTACTATGGTTGATTTGTTTGAAGATCCTAAAAAGGTTGAAGCTGTAAAAGCCGAGTTTAAACAACGTAAAGGCAATCATGTATACTCCGGTTTAGTACCTGATGGCCCGCCACCCATTGGTAAAGAATGA
- a CDS encoding hemolysin III family protein, with amino-acid sequence MKEEYVDQSVGEEIANSISHGLGAFGGIVVTPFLIIHAIPFGAAAIVGASVFGAAIIIMYLSSTLYHAFPVSRTKKLFRIFDHSAIYVLIAGTYTPFALGILHGFWGWVMLAVMWTLAAAGIVFKSITGTRKNILSTILYVAMGWMGMLMIKPLMANMECEGLYWLLAGGISYTVGVIFYLMKKIPYTHFIWHLFVLGGTACHVVTVMRFAN; translated from the coding sequence ATGAAGGAAGAATATGTCGACCAATCAGTAGGTGAAGAAATTGCCAACAGCATCAGTCACGGCTTAGGGGCCTTTGGCGGCATTGTTGTCACACCCTTTCTGATCATCCATGCTATACCGTTTGGTGCAGCAGCCATAGTGGGAGCATCTGTATTTGGTGCAGCCATCATCATTATGTACCTGAGCTCTACGCTATACCATGCCTTTCCGGTTAGCCGTACAAAAAAGTTGTTCCGGATTTTTGATCACAGCGCTATTTACGTGTTGATAGCCGGAACTTACACGCCTTTTGCCTTGGGCATTTTGCATGGATTTTGGGGCTGGGTAATGTTAGCGGTAATGTGGACGTTAGCCGCTGCCGGTATTGTATTCAAATCCATTACCGGTACACGAAAGAACATACTGTCCACCATTTTATATGTGGCCATGGGTTGGATGGGAATGTTAATGATCAAACCCCTGATGGCGAACATGGAGTGTGAAGGATTGTATTGGCTACTGGCAGGTGGAATTTCCTATACGGTTGGCGTTATCTTTTACCTGATGAAAAAGATACCCTATACACACTTCATCTGGCACTTGTTTGTGCTGGGCGGCACGGCCTGCCATGTGGTTACGGTGATGCGATTTGCGAATTGA
- a CDS encoding DUF2846 domain-containing protein: MRKLYYILFILLISCIYVQAQSQKATIYLLRSVGHDLDQFVPYYTYLDKVLLCKLGKGKYSVHEVEPGEHIIHAQYKGKIKSTPETELLVNLESGKTYYVSVNIRTKAFGKGSFYCEQLTEEEGIKRAKAFLLKKICLQRFIILFSSIMTTLPLLEFYLQ, encoded by the coding sequence GTGAGAAAGCTTTATTATATTTTATTCATACTGTTAATAAGTTGTATTTATGTACAGGCACAAAGCCAAAAAGCGACTATCTATTTATTAAGATCAGTTGGGCATGACCTTGATCAGTTTGTGCCTTATTATACCTATTTGGACAAAGTCCTTTTATGTAAGTTAGGAAAAGGAAAGTATTCAGTTCATGAGGTAGAGCCTGGTGAGCATATAATTCATGCGCAATACAAAGGTAAAATCAAATCAACCCCAGAAACAGAACTTTTAGTTAATCTGGAATCAGGTAAGACATATTACGTCTCAGTTAATATTAGGACAAAGGCCTTTGGAAAAGGTAGTTTTTATTGCGAGCAATTGACAGAAGAAGAAGGAATAAAGAGGGCTAAGGCATTTTTGCTCAAGAAGATATGCCTTCAACGCTTCATAATTTTATTTTCTTCAATCATGACAACTTTGCCCTTATTGGAGTTCTATCTCCAATAA
- a CDS encoding nucleotidyl transferase AbiEii/AbiGii toxin family protein: protein MLHKDPFLIKPETFDLIQRLQSLDFLVDFYLVGGTALALQIGHRNSIDIDLFSRETFNSNQFIGQLQAKFTLEVTFEATNTLLTFIEHIKVDFITHNYPLINPPKEEEGIRFLSLPDIAAMKLNAISNSGKRLKDFIDIYFLLEHFSMSEMIEFYTIKYPNFNPLIALRAVSYFDDIDPSVDPPKLPVKLSLEKIKKRISQSVLHSKRRFDF, encoded by the coding sequence ATGCTGCATAAAGATCCCTTTTTGATTAAACCTGAAACATTCGACCTGATTCAGCGTTTGCAATCGCTGGATTTTTTAGTAGACTTCTATTTGGTAGGAGGTACCGCACTTGCACTTCAAATAGGACATAGAAACTCAATTGATATTGATCTGTTCAGTAGAGAAACCTTCAACTCAAACCAATTTATTGGTCAACTGCAGGCAAAGTTTACGTTGGAAGTTACGTTTGAGGCGACCAATACCTTACTTACTTTCATCGAGCATATAAAAGTCGACTTTATTACTCATAATTACCCATTGATCAATCCTCCCAAAGAAGAGGAAGGTATTCGATTTCTATCGCTCCCGGATATTGCAGCCATGAAACTGAATGCCATCAGTAACTCGGGTAAGCGTTTGAAAGATTTTATCGACATCTACTTTCTTCTTGAACATTTTTCAATGAGCGAAATGATCGAATTTTACACGATAAAGTATCCAAATTTTAATCCTCTAATTGCCCTGCGTGCTGTAAGTTACTTCGATGACATTGATCCTTCCGTTGATCCACCAAAACTACCTGTAAAACTTTCGCTAGAAAAAATCAAAAAGCGCATTAGTCAAAGCGTACTTCACTCTAAAAGGAGGTTTGACTTCTGA
- a CDS encoding ArsC family reductase: MTVYGIKICNTVKSALDWLKKNKIEFDFHDYKSKGITEGKLKAWSKQVGWESLINKRGTTWRQLDEATQKKITNEKVAIALMLEKTSVIKRPLIEEDGKVLVLGFDEEEYKNKF, translated from the coding sequence ATGACTGTCTACGGAATAAAAATCTGCAACACGGTAAAATCAGCGCTCGACTGGCTGAAAAAGAACAAAATTGAATTCGACTTTCACGACTATAAATCGAAGGGCATTACCGAAGGCAAACTCAAAGCCTGGAGCAAACAGGTGGGGTGGGAGAGCCTGATAAACAAACGCGGCACTACCTGGCGGCAATTGGATGAGGCAACACAAAAGAAAATCACCAATGAAAAGGTTGCCATTGCTTTAATGCTGGAGAAGACCAGCGTAATCAAGCGACCGTTGATTGAAGAAGATGGTAAAGTGCTCGTGCTAGGGTTTGATGAGGAGGAATATAAGAATAAATTTTAA